The bacterium genomic sequence CTCCTAAAAGCGCGATGAAATAAGGGCGGCTGCGACGAATTTGCGCCAAACAAATCGGCAATACTTTTCCTTCTGCTTTCTGTTCTTCCGTAACACCCCAACGAAGATCAAGCTCACCCCAAACTACCCCGCGGCTTTCACACATTCGGCGCAGCCCAGGAAAGATCTGTTTCATCAATTCTTCGCGATCGCCCTGCATATCGCGAAACGTTGATGAAATGAAAACGCGAACGACGCGTTCGCTTGAGCTTAAAGCGGAATCTTCTCCTGACAATTTACTTCCCCTTTCGCTTGATTCGAGTAGTACATCGGAAACTCAAGTGGTTCTACTTTCCCTGAAGAGGATCGATGGTCTGAGCTTTTTGCCAGAGATCACGGTAGGTATCGCGGACACTTTCATCCAGACTTGCGGTCAATTCGAGCGGAAGATTTGCTTCTCTGATCAGATCCTGAACATCGGCAAGGTCGCGTAGCCGATGTGGCGCGGAAATGCCTGAGGCGAGTTTCAGCTCAACCAGTATTTCAAGTTTCAGGTAACGGATCCCATCTCGCAGAATCGAAGCGCTTGCAGGTTCGGGAAACGAGACACGTTTTGGTTTGCCATCTCCGGGAAAATCTCCAGTAGTAAGAATATCGATTCGTACACCAGTATCTGTTGAGCGAAAAGATGTGTTTGCTCCGGAAAATGCAGGACGAAAACCGTGTCCGACAAATTCTTTTTGAAATCTCTCCAGACCTTCCGGACGCATTAACAGATCAATATCAACGGTAGCTCGAACAAAGCCATGTTCCCGCATCGCAAGAGCGCCCACCACTGCATAATCGACTCCGGCATCTTCCAGGCGTGATGCCAGATCTACTAAGGTTTTCTGCAGTGTTCCCCTCCGCTCGAAATACTCGCTCGTTTCGCGAAGGCTGAGAGAGGAATCCTCCTTCAGTTGAATCTCATACTCTTTGACGTCTGGCTTGCCCATATTTCAATAATTATTGAAATCAGCAGGTCACCATATCTTCCACCAGGGTTTACCTGGCGAAGAAGGTGTTGCGGCAGAGATTATTTTTCCTCTGTACGCGTAAAGCTGGTTGAATCCAAAGAAGACAAGGTCATCGGCAACGGCAGGAGAGCAAGAGATTTGCATCTTAAACTCTTCTTTCCACAGGATTTTGCCGTCCGCCACATCCAGCGCAAAAAAACCGTTCGCCGGAATGTAGACAACGTTTCCACAAACGAGCGGTGAGCTTTCGACCGGTCCAGCGAGCTTCTGTTTCCAGATCATTTTTCCTGTATTTTTATCTACTGCGTAAAAATCACCTTCAGCGCTTCCGAAAAACAATCGGCCGTTGGCGTACGCAGGCCTGCACTGTACAAATTCACGACTTCCTTCGGCTTGAAAGGACCACAAGGGTTTCAGATTGGAAAGAGAACGTGCTTCAATCGTAGAAATATTTGTTCCGTATACTATAAGGTTTTCTGCAATCATTGGCCCTGCGATGATTTTTCCTGTGAAAAAACCTTCGGCAGCTCCAAAGACGCTTTGGACTTTTCCAACAGTCGGATCCAATCGCACGATGGAACGGCCGCTTGGAAAATACACGTAGGAACCGTCGCTGCAGGCACCCAGATGTGTATCTGGATCGCTAGCGGTCCTCTCGCTGTGAACCAGGCGACCTGTGTCGGCATCATACAATGCGATTTCTGAATCCGCAAAAAGCACGCGATCCTTGAAACAGAGGATGCAACCCATCATGGAGAAACTGGCTTCCAATCCTTTTTTTTCTCTAGCCATCGTGCTCCAAATTTCCTCCCCTGTATGTAGGTCCAGACACAACGCATGTGTTGAATCACCTAAAAAAACCCGACTCCCCAGTATGGCAGGCGTGCCGTAAACTTCCGCGTTTAGCTTTCGTTCCCACTTTTTTTGACCGTTTTTCCAATCCAGTCCGTGAATCATCCCCTGTTTATCTCCGATAACCAGGATCGAACCTGCGATCACAGGACTCCCGGCGACCCAACCTGCCTTAAACGTCCAAACTAGTTCCAACGGCGGAACGAGATTGGTTGCAACACTGCCGGTTCTCTGCATGTTTCCACCAGCCATTGTGTAGATCGGCTCGGCAGCAGGCCCTTCTTTCTGTATCTCCGGTGTTGCCGGCTCAGAAATCCGCAACTCTGATTCCTGAATCTGCTTAAGCACATAATCCACTTCATCGCCTCCACCGATGTGTGCACGAACTACCATATAGTGCAAGGCAACATCCATTCGCCGCTCCTCACCATAAAAGCAAACATCCAGCACATTTCCCAGCGCATAGTTATCTCGAGGATTTAAAGCAGCCGCCAGCTGGAAATGCCGAAGTGCGGATTCCGAATACTGATCGTCTGAATATTGCTGATTGACTATGCCGTAAACTTCCCGGCACAGCAAAGGAGCCTCTGATCCTACCGGATGCTGCTCCATGATTTTGTGGCATTGCATCAAGCAGGAAGCGGCGCCGACATTATCCTCTTCCGCTTTGAGTCGCTCTATGTCGTCCCGTATCTTTTCGATTTCCCTTTCGTCGCGCGGTTCACGGAAAGTCATACCCCGTTCCCTCAAGAATCCTCGGGCCACATCCACACCCCGCTCCCGGATCACCCGAATACTTTCTTCATACGACGGTCTTTCCATGGATTCCTCCATATTGATTCGATTTCAAATTTCTATCCTCAGCAAAAATTCACGATTTTTCGTGCCTAACAGAACCTGAGAACGGTCCGCAGACAAAGCACATGCCGTGACTCGCATATCACACACAAAGAATGCTTGGAGCGTACCATCTTCCATACTTACTACGTGGACGGTTCCATCTTCATAAATAACTACCAGGTGCTGTCTATCTTTCCACCCGATGGATCGAACAGGTTCGCAATAGGTTCGTTGTCTCTCAACAATTGTTTTCTTCTTCAAATCCCAAACGAAGAAGCTGCCATCAGATCCGCCGGCAGCACAAAGAGATCCATCATTGGATAAGGCAGCAGCGTGGATCGGCACAGGATGTTGGAATTTCCCGATCTCTTTGCCTATCAAATTCCACTGTTTGACGGTGCAATCCGCAGAAGCCGTAAAAAACGAATTTCCATCCGGCGAAAAGGCGCACGCGTAAATAATGCCTTCATGAGCGAGGCTACTTAGCACCAATTTATTTTTTCGAACGTTCCAGAGTTTAAAGCTACGGTCTTCTGATATCGATAATACCAACTGACCGTCCGGTGAGTAGGCACAATCCGTTACAGCGTAAGAATGATGATCGGGAAACTTATCGCCAGAACCGTTCGCCCAATCGTAGAGCGCCAGGGCTCCAAAACTTTCTCCGGCAAGCAGCATCCGGTCATCGGCAGAAAAAGTAACAGCGGTCGGGTAGCTTTCTTCATGGTAGCCGAGATCGGTCGGTTCGAATCTTGCGACATCGCGTACCAGCTCGAGATCGCGCGAGCTGTAAATTCCGATTCCCTGCCCCGGGCGCACGATGGCAACATAGGCTCCATTGTTGCTGAAACAGCAGCAGGCTGCATGGGCGGCGCCGACACTGGTGGCAGTAAAGCCACCTTTCCAGCGGGTGAATTCACGATATTTTTCCGGCATCGCTAATTCCACAGTTTCCTCACGCCGCGGAAGGTCCCATGCTCTCACCGTTTGGTCCCTGGAGCAGGTAAGAGTACGTGATCCGTCCGCCGTAAAGCAGCATCCTTCCAGCGGAGCGCTGTGTCCAGTGATGATGGAAAGCAGCTTGCCGGTTTTTAATTCATGATAAAACACCGCATCGGGACGCCCAACTGCGTAAACGGAACCGTCTTCCGATAAGGCGCAAAAGCGCAAATCAAGAGCCGCGGGCGGAAGCTCCAGAATTTTTTGCCCGGTGCCTGTTTCCCAAACATGCACATTGCCTGTGGCCTGGCAGCCAATCAAAAGACTGCCGTTTCCTGAAAACGCCAACGCGGAAAAAGCTGCTTTGTGATGCGGCACATGGGCTCGCTCTAATTCGTGAAAATAATCTTTCAGACCTCGAGTACGACCAGCCGAATCGAATGAAGGCCCAGC encodes the following:
- a CDS encoding DUF4062 domain-containing protein; the protein is MSGEDSALSSSERVVRVFISSTFRDMQGDREELMKQIFPGLRRMCESRGVVWGELDLRWGVTEEQKAEGKVLPICLAQIRRSRPYFIALLGERYGWVPEQIPVELLHAEPWLAKYKDRSVTELEIIHGVLADPAMAKHSFFYFRSPL
- a CDS encoding nucleotidyltransferase family protein yields the protein MGKPDVKEYEIQLKEDSSLSLRETSEYFERRGTLQKTLVDLASRLEDAGVDYAVVGALAMREHGFVRATVDIDLLMRPEGLERFQKEFVGHGFRPAFSGANTSFRSTDTGVRIDILTTGDFPGDGKPKRVSFPEPASASILRDGIRYLKLEILVELKLASGISAPHRLRDLADVQDLIREANLPLELTASLDESVRDTYRDLWQKAQTIDPLQGK
- a CDS encoding PQQ-binding-like beta-propeller repeat protein yields the protein MERPSYEESIRVIRERGVDVARGFLRERGMTFREPRDEREIEKIRDDIERLKAEEDNVGAASCLMQCHKIMEQHPVGSEAPLLCREVYGIVNQQYSDDQYSESALRHFQLAAALNPRDNYALGNVLDVCFYGEERRMDVALHYMVVRAHIGGGDEVDYVLKQIQESELRISEPATPEIQKEGPAAEPIYTMAGGNMQRTGSVATNLVPPLELVWTFKAGWVAGSPVIAGSILVIGDKQGMIHGLDWKNGQKKWERKLNAEVYGTPAILGSRVFLGDSTHALCLDLHTGEEIWSTMAREKKGLEASFSMMGCILCFKDRVLFADSEIALYDADTGRLVHSERTASDPDTHLGACSDGSYVYFPSGRSIVRLDPTVGKVQSVFGAAEGFFTGKIIAGPMIAENLIVYGTNISTIEARSLSNLKPLWSFQAEGSREFVQCRPAYANGRLFFGSAEGDFYAVDKNTGKMIWKQKLAGPVESSPLVCGNVVYIPANGFFALDVADGKILWKEEFKMQISCSPAVADDLVFFGFNQLYAYRGKIISAATPSSPGKPWWKIW